ACTGCAGCTGGTGGGTCctatgcagtagcagcattggtttTGTGTAgctactctgtgtgtaccagtcaggtaccttggcaatGGTGTACCTAACCTGTGCAGGTAgctgcaataggaatcttgtaatgTATGTTATTTGTGGTAGATGTGAAAGTTCAAGCTTTCCTTCACATTATCATGCTTTCAGCATGTCCTCTACAAGCTATATATTCACCTTAACATGATACAAAATTCAAAgaagaattcttttgtttttgaaCCTGTACAATGAACCAGATCTCCTCTTTCATCCCTGGCAACTgtccgctcattttgtgagaacaggtctcaTTTGGTAAAGTAGTTACTGGTCGTAAAGTATTAATGGTCTAAAATTGCATAAATCAGTCTGATCTAGAATGTGTCCCATCAGATGGATAGTTACTTCTGAAATGTCAACCAATAACAAAGGATATCTGCCACTGGTGTGCTGGTAGTGATGATATACAACCCTGCTTTGACGGTAAGACACGTAAGTGGCTATATCCAATatgacattttgtgaattttactTTTGATTTAAACTTGAACATTTTTGAATGATTAcattattagcacatctatggtCAAGAAATGCCAAAATTTGACTACttgactgtatcaaaatgattggtatcatgtatcagtttccagtgatatggactggcacatcaaaatgcaacataggattcacatattttgttgattaatgtcataaacagtcatataactatATAGTGATCATTTCAAGAAGACTCTGtgctgcatttggaagaagcagacttttcaataaccatcaaaactgacgggtaccaatcattttgatacagcctgtaatatTATGATTATTGATGTAGGATGCACTATTCAGGTAATTATATACAGaattgaattttaaatgggggtcTTTTTCACCTTAACAGGTTCAGTGAAGACTCTGATAAAGCACACAGCCAAAGAGAAAGGAGCAACTATTCAGGAAGAGACAATAGAATTTCCTATCCAATCAAAGCAACAGGTAGATCAGGTTTCAAACTATTTCAGTAAATGTAGTATCAatgacaaacttgtaatttttctgTTTCACtgatttttcttcagattttcttAAAGCCAAATTTatagcaaaaaaaattgtttttggtaatATACATGGTGTTAaactcggtttcagagaagaaagGCAGTCCTTTGCTTAGATTGACGTgagtgccctgttaatgagcgacatacgcagaACTTTTTTTGCGCCGACCAACATTTTGACGCGTAATCGACCAGTCAGATTATTCGcttctgttgttatgattgtcagacatttgaatcggccaatcagaaccacacttcgGTGTCTACGCTGTGcaagctctcaaaatgtaaacaagtgccttTCTTCTTTGACAGAAACTGTAGATTGTACAATGTATcaataattcaccccaaattATCAAACAGCGACATGAACATTAACGTGTTTAGATCCAAATGAACATTCAGTTTTCAATTAGAAAACCCCAAACACACTGAAAATGCAGTTTTTTCAAACATAATTTGAACATTACAAAGTGGGAAAAATTATGGCTCATAGCAAATATAATCGTGTCCTTGTACTTGTGATAatgtaaaaactgttttttgtttttttgtctacAGATAATAAACCTTGTCAAGAACACATTAAGGTAAGATATATAATGATGTAACCATTCACTGGCAACAGTCAAAGTCTAGAAAACTACACTGTTGTCCATCATTGGCCATATATGTCCAGACATCCAATTAAATTAGGCCAAAAATTATAGATATACAATGACCCATGCTTTCTATGCAGTGGTGTTTCTTGCAcatattcatttttatttcatatgCTTAACAAATGGCCTTTCGGGTTTGTTCAAAAGATGCTGATGTGATCATTTGTCGTCATGCTGATGTGCACATCATTACTGTATGCAAGGCTTTGGAGATGGGCAGTAATGATGTTCGCTGTAACatcggcatgacgtcaaatgatAACATCAGGGGtctaaaaaaagcgcagtgatataTAGTATATGCTATATGCACAGGCACAATCCCTAGATGTtggtccacaagcctcagcacactttacaggttgtcgctgaccactacagccccataTAATTACATTAAAGAACagcacagggacttgcagctattagcacacaccctagacattccacaattgacctttgcagccaggatcagctcctgtTTCCTGCGGGTTACaaagcaaaggcttatgggattgactaaaaatgtgactttttacaACAGTTGGCCTCCATCTTGATTATTGGGATGCACCGGACAAAGTTCACTAAAGACTCTATTTATCATCTGTTTAATCAAGTAAAATAGTATTTTTGAATCTTAATCaatatgttgttattttttattctaaACAGGAAAGGTACAAAGCTAGCAGTATTTGATCACATTCCAAGTAACACACCATTCATTCAACCATTGCAGGAATTAATTCATATATGTCACGAACGGTAAGATGGATTTTTAAAACTTCCATATAAATATTCAATCTCTATTtccatccttccttccttccttccatctttccttccttctttacttctttctttcCTATATACGTGCTGTGCCTCAACATTTATTAACACAcaggctttacgtgcacagttaACCTATGCATGATCccggaacctaggattgattgcagatatcagaaccaggGATGGTGCtactgctcttttcgaatagctctgacacttaacatgcACAGGGATTACTCTTCTTGAAAACAGGACCAACagctttatgtgacttccgaaccacgagACGTCACACATATACTACCTCCGTAtctcgtcaaataaacgcccccgggggcgttacattttcccaagggggggcatttattcaaggtcaattttagaacaataaaaacgctaaaatgacgatatatgaactagaaacactgacttctggctcacttctgggtttccaatccagaatttcgccaattattgatgctattatcgaccatgtggggaacttggtaagcttactacacaagatggcatggaaatatcggcatttttgaaacatcttggttgaaaaaagtggtggggggcgtttatttgagggggggcgactatttgacgaaatacggtatatctgCATGTACTGAGTAGTGTATGGGGAGAGAAAaaattctacaattatattctgCAAAGTATAACTGAACATAATTGCAAGGTTTCTGACCTTACtggaacattttgggagaggaagaaAATCTCACCTAAAGGCAGACCCAAGGCTCGAACTCTTTCAGATCGTATTCTCGTGGCTGACAGCACAAATAAACGCTGTAACAGCTTCACCACCTCATGACCCACTTTACAATGTATCAAGTTGGTATTAATGTTGCTTTTATGCTTTACAAATGAAACAATAATAAAAACCATTGGTTTGACAGTTTTTGAAATGTCCATGAGTAATGTTTCAGTGAACTgcaaaatgatgtgaaatttttggCTGTAAGGCTTTATTTAAATATTGCTTGTTTTCCTTACCCTTTCCAGAGGTGTTCCAGTACTAGTAGATGGTGCCCATGGGTTGGGCATTCTACCACTCAACCTTCATGAGTTAGATGTGGATTACTATACTACCAATTGTCATAAATGGTTCAGCTCTTTCAAAGGATGTGCCTTGCTTTATGTCAAGAAGAGTCTTCAGTCTACTGTAGGGCCATTGATTATCTCACATGGATTTGGACATGGGTTTAATTCAGATTTCATGTGGTCAGGTATGTTGATAGTATATTAAAGTACTAAAAATCAATTGGAACCTTTACATTTTTGAGCTCATGCTATCCCTGATGGGAGAAATAGGAATTACCTTTTATTGGatgattttggcccaaaatagggCAATTTTAGCCCGAAATAAGGTGATTTTGATCCAAGTAATTCTGTGATTTGTTTTTCCTACCTGGGGAAAATCTAGGGGGCATTGTCCActcctcccccaccccacccttgCCACCACTTCAAGGATGGGATAGGGTTATTTCTATTTGAGGATCTTGTGCTTGTGGAAGCTCCAAGACCAGAAATGATCCAAATTCCACCctgaataataaatgaatgaatgaatgaatgataaataaatgatatataAACCACCACTTCATATCCAACAAGTAGATCTCAAGGCTATGTTGTGTAGAACAATAATATAGCTACAACACTGTAAGGAGAATGAGGTAAATTGTGAGAGGATTATAAGAGGAAAACTGAAGTACTATGAACTCACTTAGCTTAATACAATGTAAAGTGTAGGACCTGTGCTGTACCAGTGAGAGGCATAAACATCAACTACATCAATCCGAAAACTTcggaaaaattacttttgttgcACATTGAGGGAAATTGggttggtttttttgtcttttcttttaCAAGATCTGCTGATGAAAGTACAATTTGTACATGTGTATACATGTAAGTGAAGTCACCAGCTGAATGAACTTCAGATTTGTAGctcatttgtatattttatatcagTAGCTCATTGCATATTttgttgtctgcatcacatactgttgtatcCCAAAAGGCtgacttgtgtgatttttattatcattgatgtatttcattttgtatttttgtatttcaccatacttctttcttttatgaatgaacATGATGTAATAATATTGTTGTAAAAcctcaaaataaatatatataaggttaattttacatcaaaattagatgacaattaaaaaaaaatcacacaagacagccttttgagatacgacagtatacagatacaacatgttttgaggggaagtagtcaaaactactggtcccgaggtgttggatgatttgactacttcccgacgcgtcagcaTGGTAAaattaagcttaatattttgcttacctgaggATTTCTgatcaatcaacatgatcaatttaCATTCAGGCCTATattattccaattttatttttaacactctatattaataacattttgtttcataaaacgtcaaatttgtgtgttattatccatcggtaatctcggcaaaataattGCAGCATTTggcgataaacgcatctgcagaatcgccgttgtgtagcataatgctacgtcaaAAGGAACGGTGACGCGAGGGGGGCGATATActgtgtggtagtagggtgcggaagtttttactacttccctgCGTGcacgtaattgcacaggcgcagggaagtagtcaaaatactgtactcggacgctggcgttattaaccaataagatgtatggattacctaataaatatttatgaggtatagtaatatgtgatgcagacaacgaTTTATGGgtttatacgagtggatattcatacgtagtggtagataaaatgattaataggatgtcattctgtcaatcatatgacgtcatcagtgaaggttatcccgatcgtagacaagataccatcacagcatcaccatctgctgaagacgctagtcgaactagtgaaaacgttccaggtgagcgaaaaatagtgtagtgttgaagttaaactctttaatcatcgATTTATGGGTTGTTTATGTATACCATCTTGTGTGTACGGTCTAGCCATGAAAGGAACAAGGTATATTGTTTTTACTTGTTATGTTTTGGTTTCCAGGTCTGAGGGATTATAGCCCATTCCTATCATTACATACAGTGCTGGATTTTTGGCAGAGTGTTGGAGTACAGAGAATAAGAGACTATGTTTATAAGCTTCGTGAGCAGGCAGGTAAGGATATTTGAAAAAAAGATATGCATCTATAGCAGGGGTGTGAGAGACCAGATATTTATCTGTTTTCAGatattctttttcaactttcagatatttttctacacttgttgtgtacaaaagtatgtattgtttaaataatttcagatttttaaagctaaaaacagatattttttcaaagacacactcTCAGGCCTGATCTATAGTCTGTGTCGTCTCAAGTTaaaagtaacgccatgttggattttgcagtgacaTGAATTGtgcatgctaacctaatcctgtAGGGCATGTACAGACGTGCAGAAGCGCAGTTTGTCCATACTCTGATGACACAGCTGCGTAAACGCATTGATTccaatctgccactgtgaaattcAACATTACTGTCAACTTGAGAAAGTACGCTCATGACTTGATCAAGAATGTCAATGAAGTTGAATAAATaatcatatatacatgtaccacagtaAATACCACAGTAAATGTGTATTCTATGCATTATCTTTATTTAATGCATTATGGGTTGATCTTAAAAGGGCAATACCTTTTTTATGGCCTAACAAATGTGAGGCTGTGAATGGCAACTCACACCCACCACAAAAAATCCAATATATTTTAGTTTAAGAACATGGTTTAAAATGCACAACTCTGAATTTGGACAAATTCTGGATCAGCAAAttgctgaatggacctttaatatAAGTAAATACAGTCACTTtatcaattttttcatttcagctgaaTATCTTGTCAGGAGATGGAACACAGGACTAATAGCACCAAAAGATATGTTTGGTAAGTGTAGTGAATTACTCTGTGTATAATTATTAGAGGCCCCATTGCAGTGAACATGGAACTAATATTACCAAAAGATGTGTTTGGTAATTGTAGTGAATTACTCTGTGTATAAAGGCCTCAGGCTCAGGGAACAAGGGACTAATATCACCACAGATATGTTTGGTAAGTGTAGTGAATAAGAATCACTCTGTGTATAATAGCGGAATTattaaattttgttcagttttatgTTAAATTCCTATAAAAAAACTgttgaaatttatttaaaaaaacagttGAATTAATTTGACGCGACAATGTTGTTTGAAATTCTAAAATCATCCACACATTTTCCAATTGGTGGAATCTATTCACTATTGAACTTGGTTGGAATTTCCAATGTGTTCCTCAGTGGGGTGTGGTTATCAAGGGGGGTCAAGTTTggttggtttgggtaggggtctGCCGCCAAAAATTTGAAAGAAgatccatcaatataccaatttttaaagaaatttggtcccattcatataccaaaagtccaattgttttgccaaatataacacaaattgtcttagtttgtaCAAATGTTCCcacaatttttgagaaatttcAATTATGTTGGCTAGAGTTAGGCAAGATTAAGCTATTTTCCCAAAAAgattgggtcgatccttcatgtaattatttcgtgtaatctaatcctaactctaaccctaatcctaaccctaagcctaatcctaatcctaaccctaatcctaaccctaatcctaaccctaatcctaaccctaatcctaaccctaaactaaccataaccctaaccctaatttcgtgtaaaattacatgaaggaataaccaaagattgagacaattttgaaaaaaaggacccatcatATACAGAAATTGtcataaaaaaggggtcattgacgacgacgacgacgacgatataCCAAAGACTGAAAAtgtgctacccatgtttgcagcacacccccatatggtcatttgtacaaaGGTACCACCCCCTCCCCTGGGTGGTTACATAGCCTGATGTATAGAAAAGTTATTCTTTGTTTTCATGCTGTTTCTGTTGCAGGTAGTATGGCCGCTGTGCGTCTTCCATCAATTTTTGTTGATGGGAAACAAACTGTATCTTACAGTGATGCAGAAGTCATTCAGAATAATCTCTACCAGAGATTTAATATTGAGGTGAGTAAATCTTTGCAAAAGGCTAATTATAAGATGTCcagtgaataaataaaaaaacaatattttaaatgtgcAGAGTCTTcaggccatatttttccagttttggtaattttgcctaaggggtggggtatgagcatttggacagtatttttgtgggaaatgagagcacatcagacatatcgaattgcattctgaatacgaagaatgtccttctgatatcaaataatgttgattttttgaaattcgcaatttaatacacattttatggcaaattattaaaaattgatatttttgatatctaactgtcctcgaaataaactttatagatctgatgatgtatacttaaagtgtatgtagctgggatgaaaagctgacgatcaattgaaaattgtgacatttcgtattgaagatatggatttttatccccaaaacataaaaaataggtctttgggggaaaaaatgtatatcttcaatatgaaaggtcgaaattttcaattgatcgtcggcttttcctcccagctaaaagtacatatcattagatttaaattcaaagtatagacctctggaaaaggcaaccgttactactagtttcacagcataccctcacttacgatcattgggtataccgatcatcagacggataatttgtcatgatttcaagttaacacaaatgcatatacaggtatatacattctgtggtgtcaaaaccatgacaaacctagccattccagcacagtctcTACTTCAAAAGTAGTcgaagtgctcaaccactataaatagtggggcgtaatataagtattatttttaggtgactaactttggaattaaaagtgctcaaacccattacaggtgagcgtgagaaacaaattcaaagtatagacctctggaaaaggcaaccgttactactagtttcacagcataccctcacttacgatcattgggtataccgatcatcagacggataatttgtcatgatttcaagttaacacaaatgcatatacaggtatatacattctgtggtgtcaaaaccatgacaaacctagccattccagcacagtctctactccaaaagtagtcgaaagtgctcaaccactataaatagtgggggcgtaatataagtattatttttcaggtgactaactttggaatcgtaagtgagggtatgctgtgaaactagtagtaacggttgccttttccagaggtctatactttgaatttatttctacgctcacctgtaatgggtttgagcacttttaattccaaagttagtcacctgaaaaataatacttatatcattagaattataaagttcacttcaaggactgttatatatgaaacattttaaaaatatcaaattttaataatttgccatgaaatttgtattatatcgcaaatttcaaaaaataaaaattattttatatcagaaggacattcttagtattcagaatgcaattcgatatatctgatgtgcacaaaaaatactgttcaaacgctAATTCCAGAGCCCTAAAATAATAGTATACTAGccggtccccgctagatgagtaaacgggagcggttagtaaacggggaCTGTTTGTAAATGGTAATCTTGACAATTAGTaccgcttttaacagctcaattatcccgttctttctttcttgcttgctttcccgttctttctttcttgtttgctttcccgttcttgtcataaacttattatgtcgccaagaGAAAAATTAGGTGCTATCTAGGTTCACTATagtatacttcaagaaattttgtcCAACGCCATTTATGcccaaaatgtgctggattcactatgatACTTcataagaaatctacgccattgttcaGATATCATAATATTATAATAGCGAATGCGTTTACAATGCCAAAAATGCCCCCTCCCATCTAAGTAATCACAAatgaataaactcaaattactttcaaatataccttaaaatcttctgaaagtcatcgcaaaagaagtttccgaaagtcatcacaaaagaatgtTGTTGATTTATTATTGCGGTTACCATGCCAATAATGACACTCCATACGAATCAAACTcaagttatttattttcaaattacatacTACCTTCAAACCTTCTGAAAGTCACAAAAGGTTAGGGCCTACGATTTGCTGAAATGTTTACCTGTGCGTTTTGAGGTTCAGTCATTTGTTACCAATAGCGCATCGGCCTGCGCGTAATCCGCATAAATAAGCGGGTCCACCATTTGTGGATCTaccaaataaatcaaaataattatttgtatttattaattaatttatttatctatgtatttaccattcatctggaaatgcttgaacttatttatttatctatttattaatttattattcatCTAAATCTCTGAGATGATATCGATGAATCgatcaaagtatcgattatcggcaagttcctctttaatagtatagatttcTGCAGGGTAAcccattgatcttataggaatgAGTCAAGGAGGCCACTGGTCACATATTTCcaggagggcgggttagtgtagtggtcttctcactcgcttctcaccactgtggctcgggttcaattccccgcggtgccacatgtgagtttggttgccgatccatgctcggcCTCGCAGGtgtttctccgggtgctc
The genomic region above belongs to Amphiura filiformis unplaced genomic scaffold, Afil_fr2py scaffold_376, whole genome shotgun sequence and contains:
- the LOC140145542 gene encoding uncharacterized protein; protein product: MTDASKDLCAENAGAGHGKRDFGSFYSSNVEELINMPEDEYIPPEFPFTFPSYDEYKSSKTAPPFGRKMRRKHYFLEEDCTFLNHGAFGASLKEAILVAQQWQAYIEKQPLRFFDREVLIHLIYITRRMAKFVGCHPGELALVPNVTSAMNAVIKNLDIKQGDHIYYLNVTYGSVKTLIKHTAKEKGATIQEETIEFPIQSKQQIINLVKNTLRKGTKLAVFDHIPSNTPFIQPLQELIHICHERGVPVLVDGAHGLGILPLNLHELDVDYYTTNCHKWFSSFKGCALLYVKKSLQSTVGPLIISHGFGHGFNSDFMWSGLRDYSPFLSLHTVLDFWQSVGVQRIRDYVYKLREQAAEYLVRRWNTGLIAPKDMFGSMAAVRLPSIFVDGKQTVSYSDAEVIQNNLYQRFNIEVPIKAVQGQLYVRISCHIHNELKDYENLAEAILVLAAERVQGVL